TGTCCTTGAGCCTGCAACACCTGTCCCATCAATCGCAGTGCGGTGCGACGGCGGTCCTGAGTCGCTCTGTCGCTCGTCAGGATGTTACGGCATAGTCGGACCGCGTCGTCATACTTGCCGTGGTGGTAGGCTGCATTTGCCTCCGTCAACAAGGCATCGATCTGAAATGTCTCCGGCACCTGTTCCGCGGCCAGCGCCCGTTTACCTGACGGCAACGTCGAGAGCAGTTCGGGAGCGTCATGCAAAAGCGTGGCCCGCATTCGGTTCTGCAGGGGGAAGGGGTAAGACGTCTCGATGCAGCGGCGGTAAACCTGCACCGCATCCTGCGTCATCCCGGTGTCCCGGTACGCGTTGCCTGCGAGATAGGTCCAGTGTCCGCCAAAGCAGTTGCGGAGATTGAGATTGGTCATGGTCCCGATCAGATTGGAGCCGGCGCGGAATTTGTCGCTCGCCTCGGTCGCGGCGTGATAATGCACGAGGGTCGACAGAAAAGCCGCCTGATCCGAAACTCCCGGCGCTTCCAGTGAAGAACGGTGATCCATGAGCACGCTGTTCGCGCGTTGAAAGTGATTCAGCATCAGATAAGCGCAGGAGAGTTGCAGCGCTGCAGTGGGCTCATACGGCGTGCCTGTGGCCAGCGACATCGCCCGAGTCAAGGGGGTGATGGCGCCGCGAGGGTTGTCGTTTTCCAGACACATCCGTCCAACATACAGGTAACTGGCCGCTTCCAGCGACGCGCCGGCGAGCATGTCCGCGGCGTGATAGAACGCGATTGCGGCGTCGTCAGGACGTCCCTGTTTCATCAGCAACTTGCCGAGGTTGTACCAGACAATCGGCACATATTCGGAACGCGGGTACTGTTCACAGGTGCGTTCGAGCGTTTGGATGGCGGACGCCGTCGCGCCGGAGACGGCAATCACGCGACCGAGTTCGGCACAGGATGCCGCCACGTCGGCATGTTCTGGCGCACGGGCACTGGCAAATCGCAGTACTCGCAGTGCGGCATTGCGGCGATAGGCCGCGAGGTCTTCGACCTTCGCATTGCTGGCGGAAGAGATCGCGATCTCGCCGTCGTTTGAGGCCCACATCAATTCGAAGGGCTCGCAGATCGCATCCAGAATCAGCGAGAGCGGCACGTCGTCGCAGTCCGGCTGCAGCGTGTGCTCCGCCAGTTGGATACGGTCACTCTCAGGCAGGTGACACCGCAGGCCGCATGTGGTGAGCACTTGTTTCAAGATGGCGTCTGCGGAAGTGCGGCCGATGTGCAGCGATAAAACGATTTCATCCGGCTGATTGCCGGAGCGTTGTGACAGGCGAATGGATTGCGGCGAACGATCTTTCACATCTGTGTTTGGCGTTGAAACCTGACTGACACAGTCCATCACCTGAATCGGATGCACTGCCAGTTCCGGCGGCACCAGGGCTTCATCGCGAAACATCACTTCATGGGCGGGCGTGCCGGAGGGGACCGTCCGCACGCGACCTGCGACCAGGCACGCCAGTTGGTGCGGCAATGCTGAATTTCTGTCGGAAGTGAGACCTTCCAGCAGGGCTTTGAACAAAGCCGCAGTGGCCAGTTCGCTGCGACCGGTGGCAGCCCAAATGCGGGTCTGGCCGAGCAGGGCGGCTTCGCGGACGTGTTGCTGAGTGGAATGTTCTAGAATGTGCCGATAGGCGGTCTGCGCCGCCTTGGAGTTGCCCAGCATCTCTTCACACAAAGCCAACTTCAAAGCCAGGTGCAATGTGTGCGGCCCCGAAGACCCGGCAATGAGCGGCAGATACTTGTCGCGCGCCGCCCGATAGCTCCCTTCCAGAAACAGTTGATCCGCTCTCGCGAGCGTCTCGTCCTGCGGAGAGCCATGCAGCATCATGACGGGAGGGGGGACGGTCTCGGCCGGCAAGGCGGGGGCCGCTGCCGTTTCCGGCAAGGGAGAATGTTCTTCTGCGTCTGGGTGATGTTCAGCCGTTAACGGGTCGGTGAGCGATTCCGGCTGGTCTCCTGGCATGGCCTCCGGCAAAGTTGGAGTGGAGTCATGTGCGGCGATCACCTCTGCCGCTAACGAATTCTCGCCATGAGGGGCTGCCGCCGTCTCGTGTCCGTGTTCAGAATTTGTGGAGGAGTGATCCAGGGCAGGGCCGTGTGCAGTATCACCGTGACCCGGCGCGGCATGGTCAGACTTTGACGTGACGGCATGTCCGTCGGCTGTATGAGCATTGTCAGTCGATGCAGCGGGATTGCGGGACTGGCTGATCTGGCGTTCGAGCAGGATGCCTACGGCAGTTCCGGCCGCCAGAAAGCCGCAACCGGTCAGCACCAGCAGCAGTCGACGGATCGGAATCGCAATTCCTGCCGGAGTCGGCGGAACTTCAGTCTGTTTTCCAGCTCCGCTCATGATTTCCCGAACTTCTGAAGTTTCGCCGGAACGACCGTCATCACCGGCGCAGTCAGTTAGGGAGATCGTCTCGGAAATCCCCCGGAATTGACAAAAAAGGGGGCAAGTCGTCGCGAAAGCCTTCGATAACTCAATTAACCCGAGTCCGAAGTGAGTTTTTTCGATGCAAGTCCGCCGGTTCGACCACGAGCCTCACGCTTTCGCCCAGACCAGAGGGACGGTTCGTCCCCAGGCTGAGCAGATTGCCGAAGGGTCCGCGACGTCGAACTCGCAGCGCATCGATCAATCTACAACGAGGACGGAAGATTCGCAGTTGGCGTCGCTGATTGAAGGGACGAGGAGTTTCAGCGACATCCGTTCGGACGCAGTCGAAGCGGCCAGGGAAAAGGTAGCGCAAGGACATTTTGCGACTCGGGAATCTGCTGAACAACTGGCTGCCACAGAATTGCGTAACGAATATTTTTGACCGTCCGTCACAAACGTCGAGATGCTTCCCAGGGAACGGCGAAACGGCTGCAAGGATGTAGCCCATCACGAGCAAGCGGACTCAACCCCACACCAAAGGTTTGATCCATGGCTCTGTCCATCGCCAACAACATTACTTCGCTGAACGCCCAGAACAACCTCAACAAAGCGAACACCGCCCTCGCGACTTCGGTCGAACGGCTGTCTTCCGGCCTGAAGGTCAACAAAGGCGCCGACGGCCCGGCCGCCCTCGTAATCTCGGAAAAGCAGCGGGCACAAATCGCCGGCCTGCAGCAGGCGATCGAAAACTCCAACAAAGCCGTTTCGCTGGTGCAGACCGCGGAAGGGGCTCTCGGAGAAATCAACGACCTGCTGGTGAAGGTCCGCAGCCTCGCTCTCGACTCGGCCAACGCCGGCGTGAACGATTCGGACGCCCTCGCCGCCAACCAGGCTGAAATCGACAACGCTCTCGATACGATCAACCGCATCGCCAGCAACACCCAGTTCGGCACCAAGAAACTGCTCGACGGCTCGGCCGGCGTCAAAGGGACCGCCAACGACGCTGACGTGACCGTGCTGAAGGGGACTGCTGACACGACCGCTGGAGCCTATGCCGTCTCCATTTCGACCGCTGCTCAGCGGGCCACAGTGTCGGCCGGTACCGACCAGACCGCTGCTCTCGCCGCTGACGAAACCGTCACGGTGAACGGCGTCTCGATCGAACTCTCGGCTGGCCTGTCTCAGGGCCAGGTGGTCTCGAAGATCAACGAATACACCGATCAGACCGGCGTCACCGCCGACGTTGACAGCGGTGCACTCCGCCTGACCAGCCAGCAGTACGGTTCAGACGCTTCGATCAGCGTGATCTCGAACGTCGCCGGCGGCGCCACCAGCACCGGACTCGGCACGTCGCTCGCCACTGACTCAGGCGTGGACATCGTCGGGACCATCGGCGGCACCTCTTACACCGGCAAAGGGAACGTCCTGACCGCCACCTCGGGAGTTGCCAAGGGCCTCGCCCTGCAGCTCGCGACGGCCGGTGCTGACCCGACCTCGACCGTGACCGGCGCCCAGGGCACCGTGACCGTCACCAACAACTCGCTGACCTTCCAGATCGGTCCGAACCAGAACCAGACCGCCAAGGTGACGATCAATAAGGTCGACGCCAGCTCGCTGGGGATCGGCGTGACCGGCAACCAGTTCTCGAACCTGAGCCAGATCGACGTCAGCTCGGCCACCAAGGCCCAGGACGCCATCGGGGTCATCGACCAGGCCATCAGCGACGTCACCAACCTCCGCGGTGACCTCGGAGCCTTCCAGCAGAACACCCTGACCTCGACCGCCAACAACCTGCGGACGACCCTGGAAAACACCACCAACGCCGAATCCGTGATCCGCGACACCGACTTCGCTTCGGAAATCGCGAACTTCACCAAGAATCAGGTGCTGGTGCAGGCAGGAACTTCGATTCTCTCCAACGCCAACCAGATGCCGCAGCTGGTTCTCTCGCTCCTGAAGTAATCGACCGTCCCTGACGGCTGATTTCCGGCAAATCCTGCCCGTTGAAGAATTCTCCGTAATTCTTCAACGGGCTTTTTTGTCGGCGTGACGATTTTTTGGGAAGCGGAAATTTTCAGTCGGGCCGTGAGGCCAAGCGAGATCGTGCCATGTCAAACATCAACATCGGGGGGCTGATCTCCGGGATCAACACCGACAGCATCATCGAAGGGATGTTGAAAATTCAGCAGAACCAGCTGGATATCTACAACACCCGCAAGACCGCCGCCGAGACCAAAAAGACGGCCTACCAGTCGATGCAGACGCAGTTACTGTCGCTCCGCACGACCGCTTCAACGCTCGCCAGTGCGACCAACAATCCATTCGATTCCCGCGCTGTGACGGTCTCCAATGCCGACGCCCTGGTCGCCACCGCCGGACCGAAAGCCGTCGCTGGAACCTACCAGCTCACCGTCAATACCTTGGCGACGGCGCACACCGTCGCCTCGCAGGATTTTGCCGACCCCGATTCCGCGATCACGCAGGGGACGTTCAGTATCCGGGTTGGAACGCAGACCCAGGCTGATATCACCATCGATGGCAGCAACGACTCCCTCGCGGGCCTGGCCGATTCGATCAACTTCGCGAACATCGGCGTCAACGCCAGCATTGTGCAGGACGGGAACTCGTCCTATCGCCTGTTGCTGACTTCCACCAAGACGGGCGCCAGCAACACCATCAACGTCACGAACGGCCTGGCCGATTCGACTCCCACGGCCTTCAAACCGACGTTCGATTTTGACAATCCGGTCCAGGCGGCGGGCGATGCCAGCGTCACGCTGGGGGGCGGCTCTGGAGCGCTTACCGTCAGCAGCGCGACGAACAATGTTTCCAATCTGATCACCGGCGTCACGCTGAACGTCGTCGCGGCCGACCCGTCGACTCCCCTCACGGTGACGGTTGCTCCCGATGCCGCGAAAGCCAGTAAGGCGGTGAACGACTTCGTCACCGCCTACAACAGCTTTCTCGACTTCGTCGACTCGGTCACCACGTACGATGCCGACACCGACACCGGCGCAATTCTGCAAGGGGACTACTCGGCCATCAGTATCCGCGGTCAGTTGCAGAGTGCGATTCAGTCGATCATCCCCGGCGGTTCCACCAAGTCGAACCGCTTGAGCGCACTGGGTATCGTCACATCAGATACCGGTCGGCTGACCGTCAATGACACCCAGTTGCAGAGCTTCATCAACGGGGATGTCAACGGCGTCACCTCTGCCAACTTGCGGCATCTGTTCGCCATCGACGGCCAGTCCAATAACGGCAACGTCACCTTCCTGATGGCCAGTGCGAAAACCAAAGAAACGACCTCGCCGATTCAGGTGAACGTCACCCAGGCGGCGGAACGGGCGACTCTGACTGCCGGCACGGCTCTCGCCGCCTCCACGGTCATCGACAGCTCGAACAACTCGCTGCGACTGAATCTCGACGGAGTCGAAACGACCGTCACGCTGCAAGAGGGAACTTACACGCGGGCGGAACTGGCCGATCAGGTCGAGGCAGTGATCAATGGAAATTCGACTTTCGTCGGTCGCACCGTCTCGGTGGGTGTGAATGCGTCGAATCAGCTCGCGGTGACTTCAGACAGCTACGGCAGTTCTTCCCGCGTCACCATCTACGCCAGTTCGGCCGTGAACGGCCTTGGATTCAACGGCGGTGAAAGCGACGTCGGCGTCAATGTGGCCGGAGAGTTCATCGTCAACGGTCAGGCCGAAACCGCCACCGGGAATGGACGCAACCTCACCGGCGCGGAGGGCAACGCCACTACGGATGGCTTGCAGGTGCGCATCTCGCTCACCCCCGCTCAGGTGACGTCCGGCAATGAAGGGACGCTCAGCATCACCCGCGGCGTCACCTCGAGAATGAACTCCATCATCGACCAACTGCTGGATGCACACAGCGGCATGCTGGTCTCCCTGGAAGATCAGTTCAACAGGCAGATTACGAGCATTCAGGACCAGATCGATTCCCAGCAGGCGATCTTCGATAAACAGAAAGAAAGCCTGACGTCGCAGTTCAATGCCATGGAAACGGCGCTGCAGCAACTGCAGTCGACGAGCAGCCTGCTGGGCTCGCAACTCTCCAGCATCAAAAGTTTGTCGTCATCTTCATAACATCCCGCCGCCCTTTTTGGCGTTTGTCCGCCGGGTTAGAGGGACGCGAAGAAGTCTGTCAGCTCCTTGCGTCGATAGAGAGTCGGCGGTCATCAAGACGAGCTTTACTCAAGCGATCTGACCGCAATGATCGGCTTGAATCTCCTGCGGGCAAAGGCGCGCGACATGCATCCTCATCTGGCTTATCGTCGGAGCGCTCAGTCCGCCTGGACCCGCATTGACATGCTGCTGGCCATCTACAATGCCGCGATTGAGTCGATGGATTCCGGCATCGATCTTCTCAATCGTCACGACAGCCAGGCCTATCCGTCAGCTCAGTTGCGGACATCGCAGCTTTTGCTGCTGCTGCTTGACGGCATCGATCCGGACTCCGCCGAAGTCTCCGCGCGGATTCGGGACTTGTGCATCTTCTGCTTCAGTCAGATCAGCACCCCATCTATCGAGAACTGGACGAACGCCCGGGAAGTGCTGGCGACTCTTCGCGACGGCTTTGAAGCGATTCGGGCCGAAGGAGTTCGACTGGAAGCTGAAGGGGTGATTCCTCAGCTCTCGATGTCGGCCTCACACACTGTGCTGCACGCCTGAGGTCGCGGGGTGAAAGCCGGCATCCACGCTCTGCGCTTCTTCCGTGGTCAGCGGCAGGAACACTTCCATCGTCGTCCCTTGATTGAGCACGCTCTGGCAGCGAATCGTCCCTTCATGGGCTGAAACCACCGCCTGGCAGATGCTCAGTCCCAGGCCGGTCCCTTGAACAGATTGGGTCCGAGCCCGCGAACGATCCGCTCGAAAGAAGCGATCGAACACCTTCGGGATGTCCTCAGGGTCGATCCCGACTCCCGTGTCTTTGACAGTCAGCTTCACACGGCGTTCGTGCGGCACTTCTTCCAGCGAGACAACGATTTTTCCGCCGGTTCGGGTGTACTTCACCGCGTTGTCGATCAGATTGTTCACGACCTGACGGAGATAGCGCCGGCTTCCCGGGACGGTGGCATGGCAGACGGCTCCCTGGTTTAACCGAATGTCGCTGACTTCGGCGACCCCCTGAAACATTTCCACCGCGCGTGCGACGACTTCGTGCAGCTCGACATGCTCGGTTTCATGCGCCCATTGGCCGATCTCCGTTTCGGAGATGAGAAGTAATTGATTGACCAGCACTTCCAGCGAGGTCGACTGGTCGATCAGGTCTTCGAGCATCGACGAGTCTTCCTGATTCAGGCGATGGCCTTCCAGGGAGACTTCGATCGAACTACGGATCGCCGCCAGCGGCGTGCGCAGCTCGTGCGCCGCGTTCGCCAGGAAGTCCCGCTTCTGCTGCAGGTAGGCTGCGATTCTATCCAACAGGCCATTGATGGTGTGCGCCAGTTGATCCAGTTCATCGCCGGTCCCGCGCAGCTTCAATCGCTCATCGAGATGCGATGGCCTCAATCTTGCCGCCGTATGAATAATGTCGCCGACGGTGTGGGAAGCGCGGCCCGCCAGCCAGTAACCGCAGAGCGGCGCGACAACCACCAGCATCGCTGCGGCTACGACCACGAGGCGGTCGATTCGCGCCATGTCGCGATCCAGGAACTCCAGCTTGGCGCCGACGCAGACAGCTGCGATGCCGGGTACGCCCGGTGGGGCAGCGGCCTGTACAATTCTCAATCCGTCCTGAGTGAACGGCTGCAGGGATCCGGCAATCGAGGCTTCTTCGCGCAGAGTCGGCGCCGCTTCACTCGCCCACAACACATGGCCGCGCTCGTTGAACAGCTCGACAAACCAGCCATGCTGACGGTGACCGAGAGACTTACGTTCGAATTCCTCGCGCAGCAGGGGAAACTCATCAGGCTTCAGATCTTTTAAGGCGAGCGACACTTCCTGCATGTCTTCCAGCAGGAGTTGATCGAGTTCGTGATACAGCGCCCAAAGCACCCCCTGGCGCACGATCCCCAGCATGATGAGCGTGATCAGCACCACCGCCAGTGCGTTCATGAATGCCAGGCGAAAACGCAGCGTTCGCCAGATGCGGCGGAACTGTGCCCGGGCGGTTTTGTAGTACGACGTTTGCAAGGGGACGCTGCCGGCAGAACCAGGGATCGAATCCCGCGACTCGCCCATTATTCCGGATTCCGTTGGCGAACGAGAAAAAACTGCACTGCGAAGCAGCACGATCTGTTCTCAACGGCAGGCCCAAAATCCGCAGTCACGAACTTCGCAGCACATAGCCGCGTCCGCGCACCGTCTGAATCAATTGCCGGTCAAACTCGCGGTCGATTTTGCCCCGCAAGCGGTTGATGTGCACCTCGATGACGTTCGTCACCCCTTCCCAGTCCGATTCCCACAAGTGCTCGCACAGCATCTTGCGGGTGACGACCTGGTCGGCGTTTCGCATCAGGAATTCCAGCAGCCCCGCCTCGGTCGGCGTCAGATCCACTTCCTTCCCTTCGCGGAAGAAGCGACGGGTCGAGAGATCGAGTGAAATCGGGCCGACTCGCAGGTGCTGGGTCAATGTTTTTTGCGTGCGTCGGGTGACCGCTTTCAGGCGCGCGATCAACTCAGGCAGCGCGAACGGTTTGACCATGTAGTCGTCGGCTCCGGCTTCGAGACCGACCACTCGTTCCTGCACCGATCCCAGTGCCGTGAGGATCAAAACCGGGATGTGATTTCCGGCCTGACGGATGCGCTGCAATACCTCGATGCCCGACATGTCAGGCAGCATCAGGTCGAGGATAACGACGTTGAAATTCTCTTCTTTGAGGAGTTCTGGGACTTGTTGACCGCTTCTCAGCCAGGTGCAATGATTTCGGGCGTCTTCGAGGCCGCGCGCCACGGCCTTGCCGAGGATGATGTCGTCTTCAACCAGAAGGACATGCATCGTGCCGGGCTCCGCTGTGACCGGCTCTTTCTGTTCAAGATTTGGGATCACTGACACTTCCTCTGAACCAGTTCGGTGGGCTGCTTAAGAATCGCGTAAATTCTTACGTTGTCACGAGCTAGCGTGGTTAATCTTACGGAAAAGTAATCGATCGGCCTTTCCCCGAAACGCGACATCAGCGTAATGTCGAACTTCCTGTGAACTGCCCGACATGAGGTCCGCTGCCATTGATTCACGCCTGCCAATCTCCCTGCCTGAGCGACCTCCCGGATTGCTTTCAGGTATTGCTTGCCTCGCCTGACTTAAATTCGCTCACAAGGCCCATCACCGCGGTCTGCCGACAACCTGCGACAGGCTCCGATTTCGCCCGAACGGCAAACCGATTAAGGTCTGAAAAGCGATGAACCCTGCGACCACTTCTGTGACTGAGCAACAGACTGGCGAAGCGGCCCATTCTCTCGACAATCTACAGCACCTGATCGAGCACGTCGCACACCTGCTCCCTTCGCAGGGGCCCATCACCGTCTTCGTGCATCATAATACATTGCACGCTTATCAGAACCTCCCATTTGCCGAGGCGCTCAAAAAGGGGGTCGAAACTTACAGTTGCGAGCCGTTTCTCGCGGAAGAGGTTTATCACGAAAAGTTTGCCAGCGGCCGCATTCGCGTGTCGGACCTCGAAACTGTCTTGAGGGAAGACCTGGGCCGCGATGGCGGGCATCTGGTCGCCGGCCTCGTTTCACGTTTCGAACTCCGGCTGGCGATGTCGCAGTTTCAATTGCAGACCGGGCCGACCCCCGAACTTGAATGGCTGATGGCCGAGACCAATGCCTTGCGGCGGTTTCGGAGCGATACCCCGGCCGCCGTTCGCGCCAGGATGATCGAAGAAACCCGGCATTGGGCTCTGCGTTATCATCTGCACTCCGATGCCCGGAACGGCGACCCCCTCTCCGGGTCAGTTCTCGATCCGAACCGCATTCTGCAAGAGATCAGTTTTGGCGCCACAGAAGAGACGCTCGAAAACTGGACTGCCGACCGCTGGGAAGAGTTCTGTCTGAATGCCCTGTGGCGCACCTGCCTGAAGTCTGTGTCCCCCTTCCGCCCGCGCCGCGGGCCGCATCCCCCCTTGCGCCGTCATCGCGACATCCTCTTACGGGTTACCTCCGAAGACAGCGACCAGCTTGTGGATGATCTGCTCATCCGCTTTACGGCGGCCTTTCTCGACCAGGGCCTCGCGCAGTGGGAAATACCAAATCGGGAACTGGGACTTTACGGCTGCTTCCTCTCGATGTTCAGCGGACCCGGCGGAGCGCCGGATCACTGGCTCAAGGGGCTCAGACGCGAAGCGGCCGACCTACTCCGCAGCAACATCACTCCGATCGAGAGCATTCAAAAGTCGCTCCAGATTCTGGGAATTGATCACGACGAGACCGAGGTCTTCCTCACCCAGACGCTGCTGGCTTTGCGAGGTTGGTCGGGCATTATCTGGCAGACCGAAACCCGTACCGACCGTGTGGTTCATCCCTCGCCGGCAGGAACCTTGATCGAGTTTCTCGCAATCCGGCTGATTCTTGAACGCCACGCACTGAGTTACGTCGCCAAATCGACAGGCGCGTGGACGGGACCGTTGGCCGGCCTGCATACACTTTCCGTCCAGCCGCGGCGCGATGCTGGCGATCGTGGACTCGATCAACGGGCATTCTATGTGTTTCAGCTTGCTCAGTTGCTCGGGTGGTCGCCTGAAACACTCGGGCGGCTTGGCACGCAGGAGTGGCGCGCACTGCTGTTCGAGCTCGACAATTTCAACAACTTCGAACGCCGACGCATTTTGCACTTGGCGTTTGAACGGCGTTATCGGGTCCAGGCCCTGGACGCCCTGACGATCCATGCCGCGCGGCCGCATCAGCCGAAGACACCGGTGAAGGCTCAAGTGATCACCTGCATTGATGATCGCGAAGAGTCCTTTCGCCGACAGCTCGAAGAACTTTCTCCCGACATCGAAACCTTCGGCGCGCCCGGCTTTTTTGCCGTGGTGATGTACTACCAGGGGGCGGCAGAAG
This genomic stretch from Planctomicrobium piriforme harbors:
- a CDS encoding flagellar protein FliS translates to MHPHLAYRRSAQSAWTRIDMLLAIYNAAIESMDSGIDLLNRHDSQAYPSAQLRTSQLLLLLLDGIDPDSAEVSARIRDLCIFCFSQISTPSIENWTNAREVLATLRDGFEAIRAEGVRLEAEGVIPQLSMSASHTVLHA
- a CDS encoding DUF2309 domain-containing protein: MNPATTSVTEQQTGEAAHSLDNLQHLIEHVAHLLPSQGPITVFVHHNTLHAYQNLPFAEALKKGVETYSCEPFLAEEVYHEKFASGRIRVSDLETVLREDLGRDGGHLVAGLVSRFELRLAMSQFQLQTGPTPELEWLMAETNALRRFRSDTPAAVRARMIEETRHWALRYHLHSDARNGDPLSGSVLDPNRILQEISFGATEETLENWTADRWEEFCLNALWRTCLKSVSPFRPRRGPHPPLRRHRDILLRVTSEDSDQLVDDLLIRFTAAFLDQGLAQWEIPNRELGLYGCFLSMFSGPGGAPDHWLKGLRREAADLLRSNITPIESIQKSLQILGIDHDETEVFLTQTLLALRGWSGIIWQTETRTDRVVHPSPAGTLIEFLAIRLILERHALSYVAKSTGAWTGPLAGLHTLSVQPRRDAGDRGLDQRAFYVFQLAQLLGWSPETLGRLGTQEWRALLFELDNFNNFERRRILHLAFERRYRVQALDALTIHAARPHQPKTPVKAQVITCIDDREESFRRQLEELSPDIETFGAPGFFAVVMYYQGAAEAHYTPLCPIVVRPQHWVQEDVVFSLESSDRFRRRARKAFGQASHHLHVGSRTFAIGAVLATVLGPLASLPMISRILFPRHTARVREAAGQLVRVPTVTQLRLERTEQIPGDEGDHVGFTVLEMAGSVERLLRDIGLISNFAPLVVILGHGSSSHNNPHESAYNCGACAGSRGGPNARAMAQMANDPRIRDLLSDRGIVIPDGTVFVGGYHNTCDDEVEFFNLDRLPTTHHKRFHELQDIVDRAREKNALERCRRFESAPLDLTPEQALRHVEARAEDLSQARPEYNHATNAICYVGRRQRTRSLFMDRRAFLQSYDPTQDDAETAILMRILQAAVPVCAGINLEYYFSTVDPVGWGCGNKLPHNIVSLLGVMEGAQSDLRTGLSAQMVEIHEPVRILFIIETTPEAMLSIMRRNEGIREHIENDWVQLAVLDPHSPQLQLYVNGQFVPYEPESTELPEVATSYDWFRGWRDHLGFASIQASEPRPVATAAAGQERSTV
- the fliD gene encoding flagellar filament capping protein FliD, with translation MSNINIGGLISGINTDSIIEGMLKIQQNQLDIYNTRKTAAETKKTAYQSMQTQLLSLRTTASTLASATNNPFDSRAVTVSNADALVATAGPKAVAGTYQLTVNTLATAHTVASQDFADPDSAITQGTFSIRVGTQTQADITIDGSNDSLAGLADSINFANIGVNASIVQDGNSSYRLLLTSTKTGASNTINVTNGLADSTPTAFKPTFDFDNPVQAAGDASVTLGGGSGALTVSSATNNVSNLITGVTLNVVAADPSTPLTVTVAPDAAKASKAVNDFVTAYNSFLDFVDSVTTYDADTDTGAILQGDYSAISIRGQLQSAIQSIIPGGSTKSNRLSALGIVTSDTGRLTVNDTQLQSFINGDVNGVTSANLRHLFAIDGQSNNGNVTFLMASAKTKETTSPIQVNVTQAAERATLTAGTALAASTVIDSSNNSLRLNLDGVETTVTLQEGTYTRAELADQVEAVINGNSTFVGRTVSVGVNASNQLAVTSDSYGSSSRVTIYASSAVNGLGFNGGESDVGVNVAGEFIVNGQAETATGNGRNLTGAEGNATTDGLQVRISLTPAQVTSGNEGTLSITRGVTSRMNSIIDQLLDAHSGMLVSLEDQFNRQITSIQDQIDSQQAIFDKQKESLTSQFNAMETALQQLQSTSSLLGSQLSSIKSLSSSS
- a CDS encoding flagellin N-terminal helical domain-containing protein is translated as MALSIANNITSLNAQNNLNKANTALATSVERLSSGLKVNKGADGPAALVISEKQRAQIAGLQQAIENSNKAVSLVQTAEGALGEINDLLVKVRSLALDSANAGVNDSDALAANQAEIDNALDTINRIASNTQFGTKKLLDGSAGVKGTANDADVTVLKGTADTTAGAYAVSISTAAQRATVSAGTDQTAALAADETVTVNGVSIELSAGLSQGQVVSKINEYTDQTGVTADVDSGALRLTSQQYGSDASISVISNVAGGATSTGLGTSLATDSGVDIVGTIGGTSYTGKGNVLTATSGVAKGLALQLATAGADPTSTVTGAQGTVTVTNNSLTFQIGPNQNQTAKVTINKVDASSLGIGVTGNQFSNLSQIDVSSATKAQDAIGVIDQAISDVTNLRGDLGAFQQNTLTSTANNLRTTLENTTNAESVIRDTDFASEIANFTKNQVLVQAGTSILSNANQMPQLVLSLLK
- a CDS encoding sensor histidine kinase; this encodes MGESRDSIPGSAGSVPLQTSYYKTARAQFRRIWRTLRFRLAFMNALAVVLITLIMLGIVRQGVLWALYHELDQLLLEDMQEVSLALKDLKPDEFPLLREEFERKSLGHRQHGWFVELFNERGHVLWASEAAPTLREEASIAGSLQPFTQDGLRIVQAAAPPGVPGIAAVCVGAKLEFLDRDMARIDRLVVVAAAMLVVVAPLCGYWLAGRASHTVGDIIHTAARLRPSHLDERLKLRGTGDELDQLAHTINGLLDRIAAYLQQKRDFLANAAHELRTPLAAIRSSIEVSLEGHRLNQEDSSMLEDLIDQSTSLEVLVNQLLLISETEIGQWAHETEHVELHEVVARAVEMFQGVAEVSDIRLNQGAVCHATVPGSRRYLRQVVNNLIDNAVKYTRTGGKIVVSLEEVPHERRVKLTVKDTGVGIDPEDIPKVFDRFFRADRSRARTQSVQGTGLGLSICQAVVSAHEGTIRCQSVLNQGTTMEVFLPLTTEEAQSVDAGFHPATSGVQHSV
- a CDS encoding response regulator transcription factor, which produces MIPNLEQKEPVTAEPGTMHVLLVEDDIILGKAVARGLEDARNHCTWLRSGQQVPELLKEENFNVVILDLMLPDMSGIEVLQRIRQAGNHIPVLILTALGSVQERVVGLEAGADDYMVKPFALPELIARLKAVTRRTQKTLTQHLRVGPISLDLSTRRFFREGKEVDLTPTEAGLLEFLMRNADQVVTRKMLCEHLWESDWEGVTNVIEVHINRLRGKIDREFDRQLIQTVRGRGYVLRSS
- a CDS encoding tetratricopeptide repeat protein, whose protein sequence is MSGAGKQTEVPPTPAGIAIPIRRLLLVLTGCGFLAAGTAVGILLERQISQSRNPAASTDNAHTADGHAVTSKSDHAAPGHGDTAHGPALDHSSTNSEHGHETAAAPHGENSLAAEVIAAHDSTPTLPEAMPGDQPESLTDPLTAEHHPDAEEHSPLPETAAAPALPAETVPPPVMMLHGSPQDETLARADQLFLEGSYRAARDKYLPLIAGSSGPHTLHLALKLALCEEMLGNSKAAQTAYRHILEHSTQQHVREAALLGQTRIWAATGRSELATAALFKALLEGLTSDRNSALPHQLACLVAGRVRTVPSGTPAHEVMFRDEALVPPELAVHPIQVMDCVSQVSTPNTDVKDRSPQSIRLSQRSGNQPDEIVLSLHIGRTSADAILKQVLTTCGLRCHLPESDRIQLAEHTLQPDCDDVPLSLILDAICEPFELMWASNDGEIAISSASNAKVEDLAAYRRNAALRVLRFASARAPEHADVAASCAELGRVIAVSGATASAIQTLERTCEQYPRSEYVPIVWYNLGKLLMKQGRPDDAAIAFYHAADMLAGASLEAASYLYVGRMCLENDNPRGAITPLTRAMSLATGTPYEPTAALQLSCAYLMLNHFQRANSVLMDHRSSLEAPGVSDQAAFLSTLVHYHAATEASDKFRAGSNLIGTMTNLNLRNCFGGHWTYLAGNAYRDTGMTQDAVQVYRRCIETSYPFPLQNRMRATLLHDAPELLSTLPSGKRALAAEQVPETFQIDALLTEANAAYHHGKYDDAVRLCRNILTSDRATQDRRRTALRLMGQVLQAQGHYEESVQCFTGTIPAEIPAPASPSAKQPKGVSR